The stretch of DNA TAATTTTAGGATTTTGTGCTGAGACAGCTAACCTGATAAGGACTGAGTACATCTGTATGGTAGCACCCTGACAATCCAAACATAAGGTGGTCTCGGTATGAAATGTGTTGAATAAAGCAATACTGGTATCACATTCTTATCAAACCTGATCATATCTGATCAAACTGTAATTTTTGTAGGTTACGATACGCTTGACTATATGTTTACATGAAACATTTTCACCACTTAAATCCTTTAAAATTAGTTTTCATAAACTATGTAAACAAAAAAAGAAAGTAATCTATATCTGTTGGATGACAAATTAAAGCTACAAGTTAAAGTCAAAATAACGACCAGAGCATATGAGCTGATTTGACACATCACACGGTTTTAACCACAGCCTCAACGAAGGAATACAAAGGTGATGTTATGCACACATAACCGCACTTGAGATAACTGGTGCCGCAATGGGCAAAAAGATTTCTTCATCACACGCGGTCAACGTGTTGCACTGTCCATGGACCACTGCCAAGGAAAAGAaagtagggctgtccccgaccaaaaaattaaataatataTTGGTCGACCAAGAGTCATCTTTTCCTGGCCAAAATTGGTCTACATTTTTAAAACGTATACTTTTccatacatagacacactatgTTTGAATACAATAAACTATAAGTAGGCTACTGAGCTTGTCTAATGCTTTAAGCACTGCCATTAAAAATTAAGGCTCACAAATTACTAAAGAGGGGGCCAGAGATCAATATAGCCTAACCAGAAGAAGAAACAAAAACCTGTTCTGAGCCAGCCATCTCACCCTGCTGCTGACTTCAGCACTTAATGTCTACATTATGTCGCCTATGGATTAGTCCACGgagacaggcctctacaatggattagtccactgagacatgcctctacaatggattagtccactgagacaggcctctacaatggattagtccactgagacaggcctctacaatggattagtccactctgacaggcctctacaatggattagtccactctgacaggcctctacaatggattagtccactctgacaggcctctacaatggattagtccactctgacaggcctctacaatggattagtccactctgacaggactctacaatggattagtccatggagacaggcctctacaatggattagtccatggagacaggcctctacaatggattagtccactcagacaggcctctacaatggattagtccactcagacagacctctacaatggattagtccactctgacaggcctctacaatggattagtccatggagacaggcctccacaatggattagtccactcagacaggtgtcttgtgtaccataaaatttaaaaaaaatatttttgccaATGCTCAATTAAAAGGTCTGTCGACGAACAGCCCATCGACCAGacaactaaatggggtcagccctaaaaTAAAGCTTGTGAAATGTAAACAATGACTTATTGGCCATGGTTCAACATTACAGTTACAATGTCCCTCAAAGGATTAACCCATCCTATTGCATAACTACAGTTGACCTATTGTCCTCGGTTCAACATTACAGCCACAATGTCCCTCAAAGGATCACCCCATCCTATTGCATAACTACAGTCGACCAGCCCGGCCCACCTCAGGTAGGCTTATCGTAGCCTATAAAGCCCCAATACTCCCCCTCagctccttgcactgcattcagGCTTCCAGCCCCATCCCCACCACCTGATCACCAACAGCCCAGGAAAAAGCCATCTTTACCAGAACCATCCATCCACCTGGAACCTCTGCCATGCAGTCTGCCGAGACCAACACCAAGCTGAACCGGGGTTGCCTGCTCCTGGCTCTGAGGCACTACAGCGCTGCAGTTCACAACATGGAACAGACTGTCCTCCTCCCCAGCCTCCTCCGAGATGTGGAGTCAGACTCAGACTCTGACGACGACTGTTTCCAGGACTGTCACTCTGCAGCCGGAAGCTCCCGTAAAGACCTGTATGACTACTACCTGATGCTGAAGGCTGTCAGGAACACAGTGGAGAGTGGTCTGGTCACGCTGGACGACCGCAAGGCCAAGAACCAGACCTACCTGGCCCAGAATAAGACCCTGGAGCCCATGCTGGAGGCTGATCCAGAGGCCTTGTTCCACTTCCACCTCAGGGGACTTTTCTCTGTCATGGGAAACCTCACCAAGAAGTCCCAGGGCGTCACAACCAAGTACATGGACATCATCAGAATAATGAATTAGAATAAGACGACTCAGGTTAACCCCATCGATAAAACAAGCAATACATTTTGGGGCTTGAACATAAGATTTACAACTGTCAAGCTGTCAATAACACCAAGTCGTGTGTAAAATTGAATAAAAGGTGCTTTTGTCGAAACTGACTTCTGCATGtctgttgtttttgtctttaAATGTCCAAGACACTTTAGTGATGGGAGTAAAAGAAAATAACAGAGCAGCTACAGGATGTTTGTTAGCTGATCTACTTCCCCATTATGCATTCATCAAGACTAACATAGCAGATAATGATTCTGACATTTAATTACGTGTGAATTGTAAACAGCTCAGAATTGTGTCCTCATGATCTTCATTTAAAGatgcaattagtttaaatcagCTACATGTTTACTAGGGATGGGAAGTGTCATACCAATcagacccccccacccctctccccagaggactggaattgcccaggcCTGCAACCTGTCACAAGCTTTCAGCTCGACTTGGTGATCAAAGCCTGGGCGTCCAAGGTAACTGTCACATTGAATAAGTACATAATGCTATTCTCTATCCATGAACAACAGGCGATAATACTATTATCTGAAACATAATGACAATACCTTATTGGAGGAATAATATTCTGTGTAAACAAGAACACATTTATTTGAGTAGGATTTTGTTTTATTATATACAAGACTCTTCAGGGTTTTACATAATATCATGGGTGATTGCAATAACACCAACTAGGGACTACAGAGACAGATGGTAAagtgttctctcttctccttcagcCAGCCTCCTACACTCAGCGAATTGGGTGAAAAGGCTCCACAATCTCAGCAAATGTCTTCTTCTCTGTggagattaacacacacaccacaacaacaaaaaacacttgaTTAAATATTGAATAAAAATGACTGACATATGTACATATCAGTTAGTTGCCCGAGTTTTGTGAAACAAGCTGGGTTGATGTGCCAATGACGTAACATTTGGTGCAGGATGGTATTTCTTTGGGGTCACAGCCAGCCTGGTTTGTGACTAGAAGAAACAGTCCTGTGTCATTTTTCTGATGGTCCATGAGAACATTATGAAGCTATGGGGGTGTTGTTGCTAGAATCTAGCCTAGTGATTGACTTGTCTTGAACACAGAGGTCTTTCTATGTGGACATCAGTCCAATCCATTTACCTTTGTCTGAAAAGTTCTCTGGGTGGAGTCGGACGTATTCGTTCATGTCTCGGTCCAATCTAGCGTATGTGTAGTTCTCGTGTTTGGTGACATGGTAACCAATGAACCAACCAATGGATGCCAGCAAGGCTTGCCGGTGAATACCTGAAAGACAATGACAAATACAGGTGTGTTGATCGATACAGGCCAATACAGGCCATTGATCGAGACAGGTGGATCCACCTGTCGCATATCATGACACTCACCGGTCTCGATCAATGAGAGAATATTTTAAATAGACAAGAAGGCAACGTACACACTGTTGGATTAAttcatggagaaaaaaaaacattttaataa from Oncorhynchus kisutch isolate 150728-3 linkage group LG15, Okis_V2, whole genome shotgun sequence encodes:
- the ndufc2 gene encoding NADH dehydrogenase [ubiquinone] 1 subunit C2; this translates as MGLPDEAKALPPPGIINRNSVWLGVIGWCSAMLQNALNRRPPMKSGIHRQALLASIGWFIGYHVTKHENYTYARLDRDMNEYVRLHPENFSDKEKKTFAEIVEPFHPIR
- the thrsp gene encoding thyroid hormone-inducible hepatic protein; this encodes MQSAETNTKLNRGCLLLALRHYSAAVHNMEQTVLLPSLLRDVESDSDSDDDCFQDCHSAAGSSRKDLYDYYLMLKAVRNTVESGLVTLDDRKAKNQTYLAQNKTLEPMLEADPEALFHFHLRGLFSVMGNLTKKSQGVTTKYMDIIRIMN